In a single window of the Caproicibacterium sp. BJN0003 genome:
- a CDS encoding cation-translocating P-type ATPase gives MDWHHLTKEETAKKWETDCQKGLKESQATSLLHKYGFNLLPEAKGESLIRRFFHQFSDFMVLILLIAAGVSFLTSFLQKDEDYLDAIVILIIVTVNAIIGTLQESRAEKAISALRKMATPWAKVIRDGKTRKIPAQEVVPGDLVVLETGNLVPADVRLTETSDLRVEESALTGESVPASKGTDPLPEKIALGDRTNMCFSSTVVAAGNGRGIVVATGTNTQVGKIAHMLQTAQTPQTPLQKKLAVVSRVLGIGVLILCAVIFLMGLFQKIPPLEMFLIAISLAVAAIPEGLPAVVTIVLASGVRRMALKKAIVRHLMAVETLGSASVICSDKTGTLTQNHMTVHELYAAEGQLNPHSAAARRLLDAASLCTNCTADGDKILGEPTERALCEVFGNKAVLDVQFPRVREIPFSSERKRMTVAVRQPDGKYRVIMKGAPDVLYPLCGGLPRQNDRMAENALRVLAVAEKTVSSVQGMTVQQMESGMRFLGLIGLYDPPRKEVKAAVSLCREAGIRPVMITGDYRQTACAVAKELGILKGSEQVITGPQLDAMKQPELVEQIEKCSVFARVSPAHKVRIVQAFQAHGEVVAMTGDGVNDAPALKAADIGCAMGRSGTDVAKGAADMILADDNFTTIVDAVREGRGIYENIRKTIHFLLSCNMGEILAVFVGFLMRLPLPLIAIQLLWINLVTDSLPALALGVEPISPDIMKKPPIRREEGLFGGGLAYSIVVEGCFIGALSLLAYSIGRVCFDVNPACPVVGRTMEFAVLSLSEIAHTFNMRSEYRIFDRNQTRNPKLAIAAVICTLLMVSVIVFPSLSVVFHTAVLSGFQWLVTILLSLSPILLVELEKSAAQRKRAKLLENDPEETKKHSAKSEMPKEVPFIHLNHPLNPRGLFPKNHRE, from the coding sequence ATGGATTGGCATCACCTGACGAAGGAAGAAACTGCTAAAAAATGGGAAACGGATTGCCAAAAAGGATTAAAAGAAAGTCAGGCAACCTCACTGTTGCATAAGTACGGATTTAATCTTTTGCCAGAGGCAAAGGGCGAAAGTTTGATCCGGCGTTTTTTTCACCAGTTTTCTGATTTTATGGTATTAATCTTGCTGATAGCAGCAGGAGTTTCTTTTTTAACTTCTTTTTTGCAGAAAGATGAGGACTATCTGGATGCGATTGTTATCTTAATCATTGTAACGGTCAATGCGATAATCGGAACCCTTCAGGAGAGCCGCGCAGAAAAGGCAATTTCTGCTTTGCGTAAAATGGCGACCCCATGGGCTAAAGTGATTCGAGACGGAAAGACCAGAAAAATTCCAGCACAAGAGGTTGTACCAGGAGATCTGGTTGTGCTCGAAACAGGCAATCTAGTGCCTGCTGATGTGCGCTTGACGGAAACAAGTGATCTGCGGGTAGAAGAAAGTGCGCTTACGGGAGAGAGTGTACCGGCTTCAAAAGGGACTGACCCGCTGCCGGAAAAGATAGCTTTAGGGGATAGAACCAATATGTGCTTTTCCTCTACCGTGGTAGCGGCAGGAAATGGACGGGGAATTGTAGTAGCGACAGGGACCAATACACAGGTCGGAAAGATTGCCCATATGTTGCAGACTGCGCAGACACCGCAGACACCGCTGCAGAAAAAACTGGCAGTGGTGAGCAGAGTCTTGGGAATTGGCGTTTTAATTTTGTGTGCCGTTATTTTTCTGATGGGATTATTCCAAAAGATTCCACCGCTTGAAATGTTTTTGATTGCGATTTCTTTGGCGGTTGCTGCCATTCCGGAAGGACTGCCGGCAGTGGTGACGATTGTTTTAGCTTCCGGTGTAAGAAGGATGGCCTTAAAGAAAGCGATTGTACGTCATTTGATGGCGGTAGAAACGCTTGGCAGTGCCAGTGTAATTTGCAGCGATAAAACGGGAACGCTTACCCAAAACCATATGACGGTTCATGAGCTTTATGCAGCAGAGGGTCAGCTAAATCCTCACAGTGCCGCTGCCCGCCGCCTGTTGGATGCAGCATCTCTCTGTACAAATTGTACAGCCGATGGTGATAAAATCCTTGGGGAGCCTACGGAACGTGCTCTTTGTGAGGTTTTTGGGAATAAGGCGGTGCTCGATGTGCAATTTCCGAGAGTCCGTGAAATTCCTTTCTCTAGTGAGCGAAAACGCATGACAGTTGCTGTACGGCAGCCGGATGGGAAATATCGGGTGATAATGAAGGGAGCCCCGGATGTATTGTACCCTCTTTGTGGGGGACTTCCCCGCCAAAATGATCGTATGGCGGAAAATGCGCTGCGTGTTTTAGCAGTAGCGGAAAAGACCGTTTCTTCCGTACAGGGAATGACTGTGCAACAGATGGAAAGCGGAATGCGTTTTTTGGGATTGATTGGGTTGTATGATCCGCCGAGAAAAGAAGTAAAGGCGGCCGTTTCTCTTTGCAGAGAAGCTGGAATCAGGCCAGTCATGATTACCGGGGATTATCGTCAGACGGCCTGTGCGGTTGCAAAGGAACTGGGAATCTTAAAAGGTTCTGAACAGGTGATTACCGGCCCCCAGCTTGATGCTATGAAACAGCCAGAATTGGTGGAGCAAATCGAAAAATGCAGCGTTTTTGCGAGAGTTTCTCCTGCCCATAAGGTACGGATTGTGCAGGCATTTCAGGCACATGGAGAGGTAGTCGCTATGACCGGGGACGGTGTCAATGATGCGCCGGCGCTTAAAGCGGCCGATATCGGCTGTGCAATGGGGAGATCCGGCACGGATGTTGCAAAAGGTGCGGCAGATATGATCCTCGCCGATGACAATTTTACAACAATTGTAGACGCGGTTCGCGAAGGCCGTGGAATTTATGAAAATATCCGTAAAACAATTCATTTTCTTCTTTCCTGCAATATGGGAGAAATTTTGGCGGTGTTTGTTGGGTTCTTGATGCGTCTGCCGCTGCCGTTGATTGCGATTCAGCTTTTGTGGATTAACCTTGTTACGGATTCGCTGCCGGCTCTCGCATTGGGAGTAGAGCCGATCTCACCGGATATTATGAAGAAGCCGCCGATTCGCAGAGAGGAAGGACTCTTCGGGGGTGGATTGGCTTATTCAATTGTGGTAGAAGGTTGCTTTATTGGAGCTCTCAGCCTTCTTGCTTATTCTATCGGACGTGTATGCTTCGATGTAAATCCAGCGTGTCCGGTGGTTGGGCGTACCATGGAATTTGCAGTTTTAAGTCTCAGTGAAATTGCCCATACGTTCAATATGCGCAGCGAATATCGGATCTTTGACCGTAATCAAACGCGTAATCCAAAGTTAGCAATCGCGGCCGTTATCTGTACTTTGCTAATGGTTTCCGTGATTGTATTCCCAAGCCTTTCCGTCGTATTCCACACTGCTGTTTTAAGTGGATTTCAGTGGCTGGTAACCATACTGTTGTCTCTTAGTCCAATCCTTTTGGTGGAACTGGAAAAATCCGCTGCCCAACGCAAAAGAGCAAAGCTTTTAGAAAATGACCCCGAAGAAACAAAAAAGCATTCCGCAAAAAGCGAAATGCCAAAAGAGGTTCCTTTTATTCATCTGAATCATCCGTTAAATCCGAGAGGTCTTTTTCCGAAAAATCATCGGGAATAG
- a CDS encoding pyridoxamine 5'-phosphate oxidase family protein, with translation MKEVYDFLKQANTYFLATEDGDQPRVRPFGTINIFEGKLYIQTGKVKKVYHQMKANPKIEISATVGEKWIRVEANAVEDDRIEPKQSMLDAYPSLQKMYKADDGNTTVFYLTNVTATIFSFSEEPKTYKF, from the coding sequence ATGAAAGAAGTCTATGATTTTTTAAAGCAAGCCAATACTTATTTTCTTGCAACAGAGGATGGGGACCAGCCCAGGGTTCGCCCATTCGGTACCATAAACATTTTTGAAGGCAAACTTTATATTCAAACAGGCAAAGTTAAAAAAGTATATCATCAAATGAAGGCGAATCCAAAGATTGAAATCAGCGCCACAGTCGGTGAAAAATGGATTCGTGTTGAAGCGAACGCCGTTGAGGATGACAGGATTGAGCCAAAGCAAAGTATGCTGGATGCATATCCTTCTCTCCAGAAAATGTATAAGGCCGATGATGGAAACACCACAGTATTTTATCTGACAAACGTTACCGCAACGATATTTTCCTTCTCAGAAGAGCCTAAGACCTACAAATTTTAA
- a CDS encoding (2Fe-2S)-binding protein has product MAKIIDRNLDIGEFVPQPDDDLIICRCEEITKGEIRRAIHDGMRTMTELKRFTRAGMGLCQGGTCTKIVKGIMAKELGIRPSDLEEPTARGPARPIEMKIFSNEVDD; this is encoded by the coding sequence ATGGCAAAAATAATTGACCGTAATCTTGATATTGGTGAATTCGTTCCTCAGCCGGACGATGATTTGATTATTTGTCGCTGTGAAGAAATTACAAAAGGAGAAATCCGGCGCGCGATTCATGATGGCATGCGCACGATGACGGAGCTAAAACGATTTACCCGTGCAGGAATGGGATTGTGTCAAGGTGGTACCTGTACAAAAATTGTAAAGGGAATTATGGCAAAAGAGCTGGGAATTCGCCCTTCGGATTTGGAAGAACCGACCGCCCGTGGCCCGGCGCGTCCCATTGAAATGAAAATTTTCAGCAATGAGGTGGATGATTAA
- a CDS encoding winged helix-turn-helix transcriptional regulator, producing the protein MEKDLFGICPYVTSQKLLTGKWTLLIMYYLSLKTMRFNELQRNLPNLTQATLSKQLHMMEKNGLLIRTSYNQIPPKVEYSLSSLGRHFKPVLDAIEVWGNEYIDFLKKSKQ; encoded by the coding sequence ATGGAAAAAGATTTATTTGGGATTTGCCCCTATGTTACTTCGCAGAAGCTGCTCACAGGAAAATGGACCCTGTTGATTATGTATTATTTGAGCCTCAAAACCATGCGGTTTAATGAACTGCAAAGGAATCTGCCGAATTTGACACAGGCAACGTTATCCAAGCAGCTTCACATGATGGAGAAAAACGGTTTGCTGATTCGTACGTCTTATAATCAAATTCCGCCGAAAGTTGAATATTCACTCTCTAGCTTAGGACGGCACTTTAAACCCGTCTTAGATGCGATTGAGGTATGGGGAAATGAGTATATCGACTTTTTGAAAAAGTCTAAACAATAG
- a CDS encoding helix-turn-helix domain-containing protein, with the protein MRLRKQALGSRNLVGARVEEARKDLGMKQKELLAQLQVNGVDMNASGLSKLEGQIRSVSDIELIALSKILGVSVEWLLGLKNDP; encoded by the coding sequence TTGAGATTACGCAAACAGGCACTTGGGAGCCGCAATCTAGTTGGAGCCCGTGTAGAAGAAGCCCGTAAGGATCTTGGTATGAAGCAGAAAGAGCTTCTTGCACAGCTGCAGGTCAACGGTGTAGATATGAATGCTTCTGGTCTTTCAAAACTGGAAGGGCAGATCCGGAGTGTATCTGATATTGAGTTGATTGCTCTCTCAAAGATCCTTGGTGTTTCGGTAGAGTGGCTTTTGGGCCTTAAAAATGACCCCTGA
- a CDS encoding hydrolase: MKSEFVPELEGALRKHMIKIPTVINEVCGVRVMGKLIKSLLFSTDIAIIRNCNADAIMAVYPFTPQPIIANSIITCADVPVFIGVGGGTTRGKRVTNLAENAEYLGAAGVVVNAPTPDETLTFVSDKINIPITITVVSEKTDIEKRLESGASILNVSAAARTPFVVSEIRKRFPKVPIIATGGSTDDDILRTIDAGANAITYTPPTAAELFKKLMTSYREESNQ; this comes from the coding sequence ATGAAAAGTGAGTTTGTTCCGGAATTGGAAGGCGCTCTAAGAAAACATATGATCAAAATTCCAACAGTCATCAATGAAGTCTGTGGTGTACGTGTAATGGGCAAACTAATAAAGTCATTGCTGTTTTCCACCGATATTGCCATTATCAGGAACTGCAACGCCGATGCTATCATGGCCGTCTACCCGTTTACCCCGCAGCCGATCATTGCCAACTCCATTATCACCTGTGCCGATGTTCCTGTCTTTATTGGTGTCGGCGGCGGCACAACCCGTGGAAAGCGTGTAACAAATCTCGCTGAAAATGCAGAATACCTTGGTGCTGCCGGCGTAGTCGTCAATGCACCAACCCCCGACGAGACGCTTACTTTTGTTTCAGATAAAATTAATATTCCGATCACGATCACGGTTGTCTCTGAAAAGACCGATATTGAAAAACGGTTGGAAAGCGGTGCCAGCATTTTAAACGTTTCAGCCGCTGCGCGCACTCCGTTCGTTGTCTCGGAAATTCGCAAACGATTTCCAAAAGTTCCGATCATCGCTACCGGGGGTTCCACAGACGATGACATTCTTCGTACAATCGACGCTGGTGCAAATGCAATTACCTATACTCCACCTACTGCGGCAGAATTGTTTAAAAAACTGATGACCTCGTACCGTGAGGAATCAAACCAATAA
- a CDS encoding peptide deformylase: protein MVREIMKDVGFLSQKSQPATKEDLSVAEDLLETLEAHKENCVGMAANMIGEHKCMIAFDNNGKYMVMFNPEIIKRSQPFETEEGCLSLIGTRRTKRWKSIKVQYQNSDFQNRYKTFTEWTAQIIQHEIDHCKGIII from the coding sequence ATGGTTCGCGAAATTATGAAAGATGTTGGGTTCCTTTCACAGAAATCCCAACCCGCTACAAAGGAGGATCTGTCGGTTGCGGAGGATCTGTTGGAAACGCTCGAGGCTCATAAGGAAAATTGTGTCGGGATGGCAGCAAATATGATCGGAGAGCATAAATGTATGATTGCCTTTGATAATAATGGGAAATACATGGTGATGTTTAACCCCGAAATCATTAAAAGATCCCAGCCTTTTGAGACTGAGGAGGGCTGTTTGTCTCTTATTGGTACGCGCAGAACAAAACGCTGGAAATCGATCAAGGTGCAGTACCAGAATAGCGACTTTCAGAATCGGTATAAAACTTTTACCGAATGGACGGCGCAGATTATTCAGCACGAGATCGACCACTGCAAAGGAATCATTATCTGA
- a CDS encoding NAD(P)/FAD-dependent oxidoreductase, which translates to MNADVIIIGGGIIGNSSAYYLAKKGLKCLVLEQTMIGNGGSSRNGGGVRQSARDVRELPIAMYAIQNLWPNLNEELGVDVEYHQDGNLRLGKTPEHLEILKKLTQKSQAAGLDVKMITGDEAREICPYMSQEVIGASWCPTDGHANPMMTTLAFYRRALQLGVHFITGEKITKIQLHCGKAGAVVTDAGNTYEADNIIVAAGYGSRAILNTVGIDVPLYRMLNECLVTEVQPPMFWQMLGTAEADFYGHQTKHGSFAFGGSSGLENYHKNHKESDSAKSTSMTAESICRGIMKYFPVLADAKIVRHWAGWLDISADQVPIIDKVNEIPGLFIACGFTGHGFGIGPGVGTIMSELVTGEPTCVQIDALKYDRFSAKG; encoded by the coding sequence ATGAATGCAGATGTAATTATTATTGGGGGCGGAATTATTGGAAATTCATCCGCTTATTATCTTGCGAAAAAAGGATTAAAGTGCTTGGTGTTGGAACAGACCATGATTGGAAACGGCGGTTCCAGCCGCAATGGAGGCGGGGTTCGTCAGTCTGCACGTGATGTGCGGGAGCTTCCCATCGCTATGTATGCCATTCAAAATTTGTGGCCTAACCTGAACGAAGAATTAGGGGTCGATGTGGAGTATCATCAAGACGGAAATCTTCGTCTCGGAAAGACGCCGGAACATCTCGAAATTTTAAAAAAGCTGACTCAAAAGAGTCAGGCGGCAGGGCTGGACGTCAAAATGATTACAGGGGACGAGGCTAGAGAAATCTGCCCCTATATGTCTCAAGAGGTAATCGGCGCTTCCTGGTGTCCAACTGATGGGCATGCAAACCCCATGATGACGACGCTGGCGTTTTATCGTCGTGCACTCCAGTTGGGAGTTCATTTTATCACTGGAGAAAAAATTACAAAGATTCAGCTTCACTGCGGAAAAGCCGGAGCGGTGGTCACAGATGCCGGAAATACTTATGAAGCAGACAACATTATTGTAGCGGCGGGATATGGTTCCCGTGCGATTTTAAATACCGTCGGAATTGATGTGCCGCTTTATCGGATGCTGAATGAGTGCCTGGTGACAGAAGTACAGCCGCCGATGTTCTGGCAGATGCTGGGTACGGCTGAGGCGGATTTTTATGGTCATCAGACGAAACATGGTTCTTTTGCATTTGGAGGATCTTCCGGCTTGGAGAATTATCATAAAAATCATAAAGAGTCGGATTCTGCAAAGTCCACTTCCATGACGGCGGAAAGTATCTGCAGAGGAATTATGAAATATTTCCCGGTTTTAGCGGATGCGAAAATCGTTCGTCATTGGGCAGGTTGGCTTGATATTTCTGCTGATCAGGTTCCAATTATTGATAAGGTCAATGAGATTCCGGGATTGTTTATCGCCTGTGGCTTTACAGGTCATGGATTTGGCATCGGGCCTGGAGTTGGTACGATCATGAGTGAACTCGTTACTGGAGAACCAACTTGTGTGCAGATTGATGCTTTAAAATATGATCGTTTTTCTGCGAAAGGATAA
- a CDS encoding DUF6514 family protein: MNRIHAGTAIEGNIRLEYFLEEEPSVQKSNSTAPNYLIGIEKTEFETASASIPCEKNCALKFLEKLRRNSVFPSTLSEIIEDYNFSQNS, translated from the coding sequence ATGAATCGTATCCATGCAGGAACAGCCATTGAAGGGAATATTCGTCTGGAATATTTTTTGGAGGAAGAACCCTCGGTACAAAAGTCAAATTCCACCGCTCCAAACTATTTGATTGGCATTGAAAAGACAGAATTTGAAACGGCTAGTGCTTCTATTCCATGCGAGAAAAATTGCGCGCTAAAATTTCTAGAAAAGCTCCGGCGCAATTCTGTTTTTCCAAGTACCCTTTCTGAAATTATTGAAGATTACAATTTTTCACAAAATAGTTGA
- a CDS encoding FprA family A-type flavoprotein — protein sequence MSAIKLKNGIYSVGVLNPALRVFDIVMEAKYGTSYNAFLITGEKNILIETVHADFFEEYIKNIEQVVPLDKIDALIMNHTEPDHSGSVAQLLKRCPNLTIYCTVAAKKYMEAIANESLPCHIIKPGETLDLGNNRELQFIPAPLLHWPDSMFTWYPAEKTLFTCDFLGTHYCEPTMLDTGIHDQKAYEEQFAYYFKSIFGPFKPYVLKGLALADPLPAEMICTSHGPCLTKSIEQRKELYRLWSTPKVPEKKLIFIPYVSAYGYTKKLAEAAAEAFSSSPNLEVSMMDLVHADPLEVASKINSCHALLVGSDTINRDAPSIVWKTLAMIDAINTRKPAGAFGSFGWSGEAVPMIKARLEELKFKFQGDGLRVNFMPTEEDLNSMRNYALQIVSSL from the coding sequence ATGAGCGCAATTAAGCTGAAAAATGGAATTTATTCGGTCGGTGTGCTAAATCCTGCCCTCCGCGTCTTTGATATTGTCATGGAAGCAAAATATGGAACCAGTTATAATGCGTTCCTAATAACCGGAGAGAAAAACATATTAATTGAAACCGTTCATGCCGACTTTTTTGAAGAATACATTAAAAATATTGAGCAAGTCGTTCCTCTCGATAAAATTGATGCACTGATTATGAATCACACGGAACCGGATCATTCTGGTTCCGTTGCACAGCTTTTAAAAAGGTGTCCAAACCTCACAATTTACTGCACTGTGGCAGCAAAAAAATATATGGAAGCAATCGCAAATGAAAGTTTACCCTGCCATATTATAAAGCCGGGGGAAACTTTGGATCTCGGCAACAACCGAGAGCTGCAATTTATTCCGGCGCCGCTCCTGCATTGGCCCGACAGCATGTTCACATGGTATCCTGCCGAAAAGACACTTTTCACCTGTGATTTTCTGGGTACCCATTACTGCGAACCCACCATGCTGGACACTGGTATTCATGATCAAAAAGCTTATGAAGAACAATTTGCTTATTACTTTAAAAGCATCTTCGGTCCCTTTAAGCCTTATGTTTTAAAAGGACTAGCTTTGGCAGATCCTCTGCCTGCAGAAATGATCTGTACAAGCCATGGCCCCTGTCTAACAAAAAGCATCGAACAACGAAAAGAGCTTTACCGTCTTTGGAGTACTCCGAAAGTGCCGGAAAAAAAGTTAATTTTTATTCCCTATGTTTCTGCATACGGCTATACCAAAAAGCTGGCAGAAGCTGCGGCAGAAGCTTTCTCTTCAAGTCCTAATCTGGAAGTCTCTATGATGGATCTTGTTCATGCAGATCCTCTTGAGGTTGCCTCTAAAATTAACAGCTGCCATGCTTTGTTGGTGGGTTCCGATACAATCAACCGGGACGCGCCTTCCATTGTTTGGAAAACGCTCGCAATGATTGATGCCATTAACACCCGCAAACCCGCCGGTGCATTTGGTTCTTTCGGTTGGAGCGGAGAAGCTGTTCCTATGATAAAAGCCCGCCTGGAAGAATTAAAATTTAAATTTCAAGGGGATGGGCTGCGTGTCAATTTTATGCCTACTGAAGAAGATCTGAATTCTATGAGAAATTACGCTCTTCAGATTGTTTCGTCTCTCTGA
- a CDS encoding lysylphosphatidylglycerol synthase transmembrane domain-containing protein, giving the protein MSKVKHVIKKNLFVIITLSISLGLLIGFLMTQDQKSLQEIFTHLEPGWMFAAVFAMLLTWFLEGVCNWLLCHHLYPEWTLRRSIVVGMIGILYNNITPFSTGGQPMQIYSMHKMGMKTGKAGAIIAVKTLTYQCVMVTYSLVLMIFHLHFFQTTVSNLSFLTIFGVLTNGAFILLVLLFSIYPPFVYRLIHGVLHLLERIHVVHDFQAKYDDIVLKFKVFHDGIRTMGHSLKLYACVCLVTIFQITFNSIVTYFIFLSFGLRGTGMWVMIAAQVFVNMIASFVPLPGASGGAEISFGMFFHMFFRGATAPAMLIWRMITYYFGIILGCIFASIGNHKYSAAIPDDFSEKDLSDLTDDSDE; this is encoded by the coding sequence ATGTCAAAAGTCAAACATGTAATTAAAAAAAATCTATTTGTAATTATTACACTTTCAATTTCTCTTGGGCTTTTAATTGGTTTTCTTATGACACAGGATCAAAAAAGCCTTCAAGAGATTTTTACACACTTGGAACCCGGCTGGATGTTTGCCGCCGTCTTCGCCATGTTGCTCACTTGGTTTTTAGAAGGAGTCTGCAACTGGCTTTTATGTCATCACCTTTATCCTGAATGGACACTGAGACGTTCTATTGTTGTAGGAATGATTGGTATTCTGTATAATAATATCACACCGTTTTCTACCGGCGGCCAGCCAATGCAGATTTATTCCATGCATAAAATGGGGATGAAGACCGGAAAAGCCGGCGCTATTATTGCGGTAAAAACTTTGACTTATCAGTGTGTCATGGTCACTTATTCCTTAGTCCTCATGATCTTCCACCTTCATTTTTTTCAAACAACTGTCAGTAACCTGTCTTTTCTAACGATCTTTGGTGTTTTGACTAATGGCGCCTTTATTCTCTTGGTTCTGCTGTTTTCAATTTATCCTCCTTTCGTTTACCGTCTAATTCACGGCGTACTCCATCTGTTGGAAAGGATTCATGTGGTTCATGATTTTCAGGCAAAATATGATGATATCGTTTTAAAATTTAAAGTTTTTCATGACGGTATCAGAACGATGGGGCACTCCCTTAAACTATACGCATGTGTTTGTTTGGTAACTATTTTTCAAATTACGTTCAACAGTATCGTTACCTATTTTATTTTTCTCAGCTTTGGGCTGCGGGGTACCGGAATGTGGGTGATGATTGCCGCACAGGTATTTGTGAATATGATTGCCTCTTTTGTTCCTCTGCCCGGAGCTTCCGGCGGAGCAGAAATCAGCTTTGGCATGTTCTTTCATATGTTTTTCCGCGGTGCCACCGCTCCAGCCATGTTGATCTGGAGAATGATCACCTACTACTTTGGAATCATTTTGGGCTGTATTTTCGCTTCAATTGGCAATCACAAATACAGTGCTGCTATTCCCGATGATTTTTCGGAAAAAGACCTCTCGGATTTAACGGATGATTCAGATGAATAA
- the rd gene encoding rubredoxin, which produces MKYVCSVCGYVYDPEIGDPEHGIPAGTKFEDLPADWVCPLCGAEKDQFEKE; this is translated from the coding sequence ATGAAATATGTATGCAGTGTCTGTGGTTATGTTTACGATCCAGAAATTGGTGATCCGGAGCATGGGATTCCAGCCGGAACAAAGTTTGAAGACTTGCCTGCCGATTGGGTATGTCCTCTTTGCGGAGCCGAAAAAGATCAGTTTGAAAAAGAATGA
- a CDS encoding nicotinate phosphoribosyltransferase, which translates to MYTPPVKTNLTMLTDFYEITMANGYFQNGYRDRIVYFDMFFRNIPDNGGFAIMAGVQEVAEYMKNLTFTEKDIDYLRGCKIFSEEFLQYLKDFHFCCDVWAVPEGVPIFPGEPILTVRGPVIQAQFVETMILLTINHESLIATKANRIVRAAEGRPVMEFGSRRAQGADGAILGARAAYIGGCCGTACTICDRDYQVPALGTMAHSWVQLFDNEYDAFCAYAKEYPHACTLLVDTYNVLKSGIPNAIKVFNDVLLPMGYRPAGIRIDSGDITYLSKRARKMLDAAGFPDCKICASNSLDEYIIRDMLIQGAKVDSFGVGERMITSSSCPVFGGVYKLSAVEEPDGSITPKIKVSENVTKITTPCFKELWRLYDRDSGKAIADVVTLHEEKIDDTKPYEIFDPEHEWKKKKITNFRAVRLREQLFDGGKCVMHKKTLRELQAFCKEQVSTLWDEVLRFENPHNYYVDLSRPLWEVKRQLLDSYTY; encoded by the coding sequence ATGTACACACCCCCTGTAAAAACGAATTTGACGATGCTGACCGATTTTTATGAAATCACGATGGCCAACGGCTATTTTCAAAATGGATATCGCGACCGGATTGTCTATTTTGATATGTTTTTCCGCAACATCCCTGACAATGGTGGGTTTGCCATCATGGCAGGTGTTCAGGAAGTCGCCGAATACATGAAAAATCTGACCTTTACCGAAAAAGACATTGACTACCTGAGAGGCTGCAAAATCTTCAGCGAAGAATTTTTGCAGTACTTGAAGGACTTCCATTTTTGCTGTGATGTATGGGCCGTTCCGGAAGGGGTTCCGATCTTCCCGGGAGAGCCCATTCTGACTGTCCGTGGGCCGGTAATTCAGGCACAGTTTGTCGAGACGATGATTCTTCTGACAATCAATCATGAAAGTCTGATCGCCACGAAAGCAAACCGGATCGTCCGCGCTGCGGAGGGACGCCCTGTTATGGAATTCGGCTCCCGCAGGGCACAGGGGGCCGATGGTGCCATTTTAGGCGCACGTGCGGCCTATATCGGCGGCTGCTGCGGAACTGCCTGTACGATCTGTGACCGAGACTATCAAGTGCCGGCACTGGGGACTATGGCACACAGCTGGGTTCAGCTTTTTGATAACGAATATGATGCCTTCTGCGCCTATGCAAAAGAATATCCGCATGCCTGCACACTGCTCGTAGATACCTACAATGTGCTAAAATCGGGCATTCCAAATGCGATTAAAGTGTTTAATGACGTACTTCTTCCCATGGGCTATCGTCCCGCCGGAATTCGGATTGACAGCGGTGATATTACTTATCTTTCAAAGCGCGCACGCAAGATGCTGGACGCTGCCGGTTTCCCGGACTGTAAAATCTGTGCCAGCAACAGTTTAGATGAATATATTATTCGGGACATGCTGATTCAGGGCGCCAAAGTGGACTCCTTTGGCGTTGGCGAGCGCATGATCACCAGCAGCAGCTGCCCTGTTTTTGGCGGAGTGTACAAGCTCTCTGCGGTAGAAGAACCAGACGGCTCTATTACGCCGAAAATCAAAGTCAGCGAAAATGTAACGAAGATTACGACTCCCTGCTTTAAGGAACTCTGGCGTTTATACGACCGTGATTCCGGAAAAGCTATTGCAGATGTGGTAACCCTGCATGAAGAAAAGATTGACGATACAAAGCCTTACGAAATCTTCGACCCTGAACACGAATGGAAGAAAAAGAAAATCACAAACTTCCGTGCAGTACGGCTGCGTGAACAGCTTTTTGACGGCGGAAAATGCGTGATGCATAAAAAGACACTGCGTGAACTGCAGGCTTTCTGCAAGGAGCAGGTCTCTACCCTATGGGATGAGGTACTGCGCTTTGAAAATCCCCACAACTATTATGTAGACTTAAGTCGTCCGCTCTGGGAAGTCAAACGTCAGCTTCTAGACTCCTATACCTATTAA